One Peterkaempfera bronchialis DNA window includes the following coding sequences:
- a CDS encoding MMPL family transporter: MGGWSARHRRTAVAGWLLFVVLAAWLGGLAGSVKLGDAEQMPGEVARAQQILDDAGIKSPAGESVIIQSTTLTTADPAFRSAVGEVLGAVGRTGLTSGARSPYQSGAVSADKHAALVQFTMADAEGTETDKQVSTVLDAVAAVQAHHPDLVIEEFGSASADKWFQDQFSDDFARAEWTAVPLALGILLIAFGALVAAVLPVMLALTAFIAAGGLVALSSHLLHTSDDAGSVMLLVGLAVGVDYCLFYLRREREERAAGHDPETALRIAAATSGRAVLVSGLTVVVAMAGMFLTGIADFQAMSMATIVVVVVAVLGSVTVLPALLSMLGDRVEKGRVPLLHRLRRSDAAGGSRVWNAVLTPVLRRPLAAAVLSTGVLLALAAPLLTLRTANLTFEQQLPKGNPLVQTYQRIDAAFPGNPAPALVVVKAADLGSPQMKRAIADFRSAALATGQLHEPIEVTLHSAENVAEIQVPLAGSGNDKASEDALRTLREDVVPRTLGAVPGTEAPVTGSTAGSHDFNQQMSRSVLPVFGFVIAFAFLLMLLSFRSLAVAVTAVLLNLLSVGAAYGVLSLVFQHGIGASLLGTAGVGAIESWVPLFLFVILFGLSMDYHVFVVSRIKEAHDRGMDTRSAVSYGIRTTAGVVSSAAVIMVAVFAVFGTLSMQSMKQTGVGLAVAVLVDATVIRGVLLPSVMTLLGERNWYLPRWLNRLPDLSHTEALPSATAPQPAPVPVPAPGPAPVPQLVGRAPDDHRPGRSPADV; encoded by the coding sequence ATGGGCGGCTGGAGCGCTCGGCACCGCAGGACGGCCGTCGCCGGCTGGCTGCTCTTCGTCGTGCTCGCCGCCTGGCTCGGCGGCCTGGCCGGCAGCGTCAAGCTCGGCGACGCCGAGCAGATGCCCGGCGAGGTCGCCCGGGCGCAGCAGATCCTCGACGACGCCGGGATCAAGAGCCCGGCCGGTGAGAGCGTCATCATCCAGAGCACCACCCTGACCACCGCCGACCCAGCCTTCCGCAGCGCGGTCGGCGAGGTGCTGGGCGCGGTCGGCCGCACCGGCCTGACCAGCGGCGCGCGGTCCCCGTACCAGAGCGGCGCGGTCTCCGCCGACAAGCACGCGGCGCTGGTGCAGTTCACCATGGCCGACGCCGAGGGGACCGAGACCGACAAGCAGGTCTCCACCGTGCTGGACGCGGTGGCCGCCGTCCAGGCGCACCACCCCGACCTGGTCATCGAGGAGTTCGGCAGCGCCAGCGCTGACAAGTGGTTCCAGGACCAGTTCAGCGACGACTTCGCGCGCGCCGAGTGGACCGCCGTGCCGCTGGCCCTGGGCATCCTGCTGATCGCCTTCGGCGCACTGGTGGCGGCCGTGCTGCCGGTGATGCTCGCCCTCACCGCCTTCATCGCCGCCGGCGGACTGGTGGCGCTCAGCAGCCACCTGCTGCACACCAGCGACGACGCCGGCTCGGTGATGCTGCTGGTCGGCCTCGCCGTCGGCGTCGACTACTGCCTCTTCTACCTGCGCCGGGAGCGCGAGGAGCGCGCCGCCGGACACGACCCGGAGACCGCGCTCCGGATCGCCGCCGCCACCTCCGGCCGCGCCGTGCTGGTCTCCGGCCTGACCGTGGTCGTCGCCATGGCCGGCATGTTCCTCACCGGCATCGCCGACTTCCAGGCCATGTCGATGGCGACCATCGTGGTCGTCGTGGTGGCGGTGCTGGGCTCGGTCACCGTGCTGCCCGCCCTGCTGTCGATGCTCGGCGACCGGGTGGAGAAGGGCCGCGTCCCGCTGCTCCACCGGCTGCGCCGCAGCGACGCCGCCGGCGGCAGCCGCGTCTGGAACGCGGTGCTCACCCCCGTACTGCGCCGCCCGCTCGCCGCCGCGGTGCTCTCCACCGGCGTCCTGCTCGCCCTGGCCGCACCGCTGCTCACGCTGCGCACCGCCAATCTGACCTTTGAACAGCAACTGCCCAAGGGCAACCCGCTGGTGCAGACCTACCAGCGGATCGACGCCGCCTTCCCCGGCAACCCGGCGCCCGCCCTGGTCGTGGTCAAGGCCGCCGACCTCGGCTCCCCGCAGATGAAGCGGGCCATCGCCGACTTCCGCAGCGCCGCACTGGCCACCGGGCAGCTGCACGAGCCGATCGAGGTCACCCTGCACAGCGCGGAGAACGTCGCCGAGATCCAGGTGCCGCTGGCCGGCTCCGGCAACGACAAGGCCAGCGAGGACGCCCTCCGGACGCTGCGCGAGGACGTGGTGCCCCGCACCCTGGGCGCCGTGCCCGGCACCGAGGCCCCCGTCACCGGCTCCACGGCGGGCAGCCACGACTTCAACCAGCAGATGTCCCGGAGCGTCCTGCCGGTCTTCGGCTTTGTGATCGCCTTCGCCTTTCTGCTGATGCTGCTCTCCTTCCGCTCGCTCGCCGTCGCGGTGACCGCGGTGCTGCTCAACCTGCTCTCGGTCGGCGCCGCGTACGGAGTGCTGTCGCTGGTCTTCCAGCACGGCATCGGCGCCTCGCTGCTGGGCACGGCCGGGGTGGGCGCGATCGAGTCCTGGGTGCCGCTCTTCCTCTTTGTGATCCTCTTCGGCCTCTCCATGGACTACCACGTCTTCGTGGTCTCCCGGATCAAGGAGGCCCACGACCGGGGCATGGACACCCGCTCCGCGGTCTCGTACGGCATCCGCACCACGGCGGGCGTGGTGTCCAGTGCAGCCGTGATCATGGTGGCGGTCTTCGCGGTCTTCGGCACCCTCTCCATGCAGTCCATGAAGCAGACGGGCGTCGGCCTGGCCGTCGCCGTCCTGGTGGACGCCACCGTCATCCGAGGGGTGCTGCTGCCCTCGGTGATGACCCTGCTCGGCGAGCGCAACTGGTACCTGCCCCGGTGGCTGAACCGGCTGCCCGACCTCTCGCACACCGAGGCCCTGCCGTCGGCCACCGCTCCGCAGCCCGCTCCGGTGCCCGTCCCGGCGCCCGGCCCGGCCCCGGTGCCGCAGCTGGTCGGCCGGGCCCCGGACGACCACCGGCCCGGCCGCTCCCCGGCCGACGTCTGA
- a CDS encoding MBL fold metallo-hydrolase: protein MPRTAPLSRLGRLLRPAAFGGIPTGERLERIRTSPHYADGTFRNPVAAQTMARGNTLSYLRTALRRADRIRRAPAAPIPVHRPEQAGPPASGLRLTWLGHSTVLAEIDGARVLFDPVWGERCSPLPFAGPRRLHPAPLPLADLGPLDAVVISHDHYDHLDMGTVRALIGSGALFAVPLGVGAHLERWGVPADRIAELDWHQSTRVAGLTLTATPARHFCGRTALRGRTLWASWVVAGARHRVFHSGDTGYFPGFAEIGAAHGPFDATMMQIGAYSEFWPDIHMTPEEGMRAHADLSGGVPSGVLLPIHWGTFNLAPHPWEEPAERTLAAAAAAGAEVAVPPPGLPFEPAGELPVHPWWRGVAAPSGVAPAAPLPAEDRPVPVGQR, encoded by the coding sequence GTGCCCCGCACCGCACCCCTGTCCCGCCTCGGCCGGCTGCTGCGACCCGCCGCGTTCGGCGGCATCCCCACCGGCGAGCGGCTGGAGCGCATCCGTACCTCGCCCCACTACGCGGACGGCACCTTCCGCAACCCCGTGGCCGCGCAGACCATGGCACGCGGCAACACGCTCTCCTATCTGCGGACCGCCCTGCGGCGGGCCGACCGGATCCGCCGCGCGCCCGCCGCCCCGATCCCGGTGCACCGGCCGGAGCAGGCCGGACCGCCCGCCTCCGGGCTGCGGCTCACCTGGCTGGGCCACTCCACCGTGCTCGCCGAGATCGACGGCGCCCGGGTGCTCTTCGACCCGGTGTGGGGCGAGCGCTGCTCCCCGCTGCCGTTCGCGGGCCCGCGAAGGCTGCACCCCGCGCCACTGCCGCTCGCCGACCTGGGGCCGCTGGACGCGGTGGTGATCTCCCATGACCACTACGACCACCTGGACATGGGCACCGTCCGCGCACTGATCGGCAGTGGCGCGCTCTTCGCCGTACCGCTGGGGGTGGGGGCGCACCTGGAGCGCTGGGGCGTACCGGCCGACCGGATCGCCGAGCTGGACTGGCACCAGTCCACCCGGGTCGCCGGGCTGACGCTGACCGCCACCCCGGCGCGGCACTTCTGCGGGCGGACGGCGCTGCGCGGGCGCACCCTGTGGGCGTCCTGGGTGGTGGCCGGTGCCCGGCACCGGGTCTTCCACAGCGGCGACACCGGTTACTTCCCCGGGTTCGCCGAGATCGGGGCGGCCCATGGGCCGTTCGACGCGACGATGATGCAGATCGGCGCCTACAGCGAGTTCTGGCCGGACATCCATATGACTCCGGAGGAAGGGATGCGCGCCCACGCCGACCTCTCCGGCGGCGTGCCGAGCGGGGTGCTGCTGCCGATCCACTGGGGCACCTTCAACCTGGCCCCGCACCCGTGGGAGGAGCCCGCCGAGCGCACCCTGGCCGCTGCGGCGGCGGCCGGCGCCGAGGTCGCGGTGCCGCCGCCGGGCCTGCCCTTCGAACCGGCCGGCGAGCTGCCCGTGCACCCCTGGTGGCGTGGTGTCGCGGCCCCGTCCGGGGTCGCCCCGGCGGCTCCGCTCCCGGCGGAGGACCGGCCGGTTCCGGTGGGTCAGCGGTAG
- a CDS encoding MMPL family transporter has product MFHRIGRFVVRHRWWTIVAWLVAAAAIVATAPKLTTNTDESSFLPRHYESIKAAEVQSKAFPQAFTPSAIFLFERTDGGALDAADKEIAQKVVAGVGAAKIDTVEAVIPSPETSKDGKYTLAYVKMKQTGGDPSKMADAAEQLRDKGKELARGSHLDVLLGGSAAQQLDQQDASQKGDSLIAFGTIGAIVITLLIIFRAPIIALLPILLVIVVAMAANGLIADANKLFDLKADSTVTGILVVVLFGVGTDYFLFLMFRYRERLRAGDDPKEAVVNAVGRVGEAIASAAGAVIIAFMALILSSLGMFRSLGPSLAIAVAVTLLAALTLFPAVLSLFSPRVLFWPSKAWQREPTGARFASFGRFTGLRPALVAGISGLLMAGLALAALGFSGTFDLASGSMPKDKESMVVQSKMISAYSAGAAEPTHVYLVKAGGQLDRDALPAFQQKLQSVPGVASAEVDPQSGISKDGTTADFTVLLKDAPASGAAIDTVDRLRNTAHADAPAGTTALVGGITAVYKDINLAMDHDYKLVFPVAALLIMVILGLLLRSVVAPWYLMASVGLGFGATLGATTLLFQNIQGESGLMFMLPIIVYLFVVAIGTDYNILMIARLREEAREGRSPREAASMAIRHTGPTVAAAGFILAASFATLMLAGNSFMTQMGFAVAFGIVVAAFVMSLFFTPALTALIGHAAWWPGHADSRPDRPGKVVASGVPGQAAEAGQDEYDASGSRR; this is encoded by the coding sequence ATGTTCCATCGCATAGGACGCTTTGTCGTCCGGCACCGCTGGTGGACGATCGTCGCGTGGCTGGTGGCCGCAGCGGCGATCGTCGCCACGGCTCCCAAGCTGACGACCAACACCGACGAGAGCAGCTTCCTGCCCCGTCACTATGAGTCGATCAAGGCCGCCGAGGTCCAGTCCAAGGCGTTCCCGCAGGCGTTCACCCCGTCCGCGATCTTCCTCTTCGAGCGTACGGACGGCGGCGCCCTGGACGCCGCCGACAAGGAGATCGCGCAGAAGGTCGTGGCCGGTGTCGGCGCCGCCAAGATCGACACCGTCGAGGCCGTCATCCCGTCGCCGGAGACCTCCAAGGACGGCAAGTACACCCTCGCCTACGTCAAGATGAAGCAGACCGGCGGCGATCCGTCCAAGATGGCCGACGCCGCCGAGCAGCTCCGCGACAAGGGCAAGGAGCTCGCCAGGGGCAGCCATCTGGATGTGCTGCTCGGCGGTTCCGCCGCGCAGCAGCTGGACCAGCAGGACGCCAGTCAGAAGGGCGACTCGCTGATCGCCTTCGGCACCATCGGCGCGATTGTGATCACCCTGCTGATCATCTTCCGGGCCCCCATCATCGCGCTGCTGCCGATCCTGCTGGTCATTGTGGTCGCGATGGCGGCCAACGGCCTGATCGCGGATGCCAACAAGCTGTTCGACCTCAAGGCGGACAGCACGGTCACCGGCATCCTGGTGGTGGTGCTCTTCGGGGTGGGCACCGACTACTTCCTCTTCCTGATGTTCCGCTACCGGGAGCGGCTGCGGGCCGGCGACGACCCCAAGGAGGCCGTGGTCAACGCGGTCGGCCGGGTCGGTGAGGCCATCGCCTCCGCCGCCGGAGCGGTGATCATCGCCTTTATGGCGCTGATCCTCTCCTCGCTGGGCATGTTCCGCTCGCTGGGCCCGTCGCTCGCCATCGCGGTCGCGGTGACCCTGCTCGCCGCGCTGACGCTCTTCCCGGCGGTGCTGTCGCTGTTCAGCCCCCGGGTGCTCTTCTGGCCCTCCAAGGCATGGCAGCGGGAGCCCACCGGTGCCCGCTTCGCCTCGTTCGGCCGCTTCACCGGGCTGCGCCCGGCGCTGGTGGCCGGCATCTCCGGCCTGCTCATGGCGGGCCTGGCGCTTGCCGCACTGGGCTTCTCCGGCACCTTCGACCTCGCCTCGGGCTCGATGCCCAAGGACAAGGAGTCGATGGTCGTCCAGTCCAAGATGATCAGCGCCTATTCGGCGGGCGCCGCCGAGCCCACCCATGTCTACCTGGTCAAGGCCGGCGGGCAGCTGGACCGCGACGCGCTCCCCGCCTTCCAGCAGAAGCTGCAGTCGGTGCCCGGCGTCGCCAGCGCCGAGGTGGACCCGCAGAGCGGCATCAGCAAGGACGGCACCACCGCCGACTTCACCGTGCTGCTCAAGGACGCGCCCGCGTCCGGCGCCGCCATCGACACCGTGGACCGGCTGCGGAACACCGCGCACGCCGACGCCCCGGCCGGGACCACCGCCCTGGTCGGCGGGATCACCGCCGTGTACAAGGACATCAACCTGGCGATGGACCACGACTACAAGCTGGTCTTCCCGGTCGCCGCGCTGCTGATCATGGTGATCCTGGGACTGCTGCTGCGCAGTGTGGTGGCGCCCTGGTACCTGATGGCCTCGGTGGGTCTGGGCTTCGGTGCGACGCTCGGCGCGACCACGCTGCTCTTCCAGAACATCCAGGGCGAGAGCGGCCTGATGTTCATGCTGCCGATCATCGTCTACCTGTTTGTGGTCGCCATCGGCACCGACTACAACATCCTGATGATCGCCCGGCTGCGGGAGGAGGCCCGGGAGGGCCGCAGCCCCCGGGAGGCGGCGAGCATGGCCATCCGGCACACCGGCCCGACCGTGGCCGCCGCCGGCTTCATCCTGGCGGCGTCCTTCGCCACCCTGATGCTGGCGGGCAACTCCTTTATGACCCAGATGGGGTTCGCGGTCGCCTTCGGCATCGTGGTCGCCGCCTTTGTGATGTCGCTCTTCTTCACCCCGGCGCTGACCGCGCTGATCGGCCATGCCGCGTGGTGGCCCGGCCACGCCGACAGCAGGCCCGACCGTCCCGGCAAGGTCGTCGCCTCCGGTGTGCCCGGCCAGGCGGCGGAGGCGGGCCAGGACGAGTACGACGCCAGCGGCAGCCGCCGCTGA
- a CDS encoding phosphotransferase enzyme family protein, translating into MKSSPFDESRARAVLDTACAQAGLPAPADARLLALGENAVLTVGRLVARIGRSTALLERAERELRIAGWLAEQGVPAVRPADGLPLRPLLVDGHPVTFWQRLPEAVRPAGPADLAALLRAVHRLPAPPDPLPRRDLLSGVERWLRAAEGHIDPADAAYLRARRDGFAEAAAELVPQLPPGPIHGDALPRNVHIGPDGPVLLDLETFSGDLREHDLVVMALSHDRYGVPDEDYRAFTRAYGWDVREWPGCAVLRGARETASASWVAQHAPGNPKALAEFRRRVASLRDGDASVRWYPF; encoded by the coding sequence ATGAAGAGCAGCCCCTTCGACGAGAGCCGAGCCCGCGCCGTCCTGGACACCGCCTGCGCGCAGGCCGGACTGCCCGCCCCCGCCGACGCACGGCTGCTCGCCCTCGGCGAGAACGCGGTCCTCACGGTGGGCCGCCTGGTGGCGCGGATCGGCCGCTCCACCGCGCTGCTGGAGCGCGCGGAGCGCGAACTGCGCATCGCGGGCTGGCTCGCGGAGCAGGGCGTCCCGGCGGTCCGGCCCGCCGACGGCCTGCCCCTGCGGCCCCTGCTGGTCGACGGCCATCCGGTCACCTTCTGGCAGCGGCTCCCGGAGGCCGTACGCCCCGCCGGTCCGGCCGACCTGGCCGCGCTGCTGCGGGCGGTGCACCGGCTGCCCGCACCGCCTGACCCGCTGCCCCGCCGCGACCTGCTCTCCGGCGTGGAGCGCTGGCTGCGCGCCGCCGAGGGGCATATCGACCCCGCCGACGCCGCCTATCTGCGGGCCCGGCGCGACGGCTTCGCCGAAGCCGCCGCCGAGCTGGTGCCGCAGCTGCCGCCCGGCCCGATCCACGGCGACGCACTGCCCCGCAATGTCCACATCGGCCCGGACGGGCCGGTGCTGCTGGACCTGGAGACCTTCTCCGGCGACCTGCGGGAGCACGACCTGGTGGTGATGGCGCTCAGTCATGACCGCTACGGCGTGCCCGACGAGGACTACCGCGCCTTCACCCGCGCCTACGGCTGGGATGTGCGGGAGTGGCCCGGCTGCGCGGTGCTGCGCGGCGCCCGGGAGACCGCCAGCGCCTCCTGGGTGGCGCAGCACGCCCCGGGCAACCCCAAGGCACTCGCCGAGTTCCGCCGCCGGGTGGCCTCGCTGCGGGACGGTGACGCCTCGGTGCGCTGGTACCCGTTCTGA
- a CDS encoding cold-shock protein encodes MATGTVKWFNGEKGFGFIEQDGGGADVFAHYSNIQAQGFRELFEGQKVEFDVTQGQKGPQAENIRVI; translated from the coding sequence ATGGCTACCGGTACCGTGAAGTGGTTCAACGGCGAGAAGGGCTTCGGCTTCATCGAGCAGGACGGCGGCGGCGCCGACGTCTTCGCCCACTACTCGAACATCCAGGCTCAGGGCTTCCGTGAGCTGTTCGAGGGCCAGAAGGTCGAGTTCGACGTCACCCAGGGCCAGAAGGGCCCGCAGGCCGAGAACATCCGCGTCATCTGA
- a CDS encoding 3'-5' exonuclease, giving the protein MSWWHEPLVGFDLETTGTDPDTSRIVTAALVDTKGAEPLRTTAWLVDPGVPIPAEAAAIHGISTEQAAARGRPAPEAVEEIAGQLCRRLAEGVPVVAFNAPFDLSLLDAELRRHRLPTLAERLGGRPVGPVVDPLVVDRSVDRYRRGSRSLQSVCGVYGVELADAHEAGSDALAAVRVAVRLAERYPREVGELHPAALHEQQIGWYTAWAENFQAWLRKEKDPQAVIDARWPIR; this is encoded by the coding sequence ATGAGCTGGTGGCACGAGCCGCTGGTCGGATTCGACCTGGAGACGACCGGGACGGACCCGGACACATCACGCATCGTCACCGCCGCGCTGGTGGACACCAAGGGCGCCGAGCCGCTGCGCACCACGGCCTGGCTGGTCGACCCCGGCGTGCCGATACCGGCCGAGGCCGCCGCCATCCACGGCATCAGCACCGAGCAGGCCGCCGCCCGGGGCAGGCCCGCGCCGGAGGCGGTCGAGGAGATCGCCGGGCAGCTCTGCCGCCGCCTCGCCGAGGGCGTGCCGGTGGTGGCCTTCAACGCGCCGTTCGACCTCAGCCTGCTCGACGCCGAGCTGCGCCGCCACCGGCTGCCCACCCTGGCGGAGCGGCTCGGCGGCCGACCGGTCGGCCCGGTCGTGGACCCGCTGGTGGTCGACCGCTCGGTGGACCGCTACCGCCGGGGCTCGCGCAGCCTCCAGAGCGTCTGCGGGGTGTACGGGGTGGAGCTGGCCGACGCTCACGAGGCCGGCAGTGATGCGCTGGCCGCCGTACGGGTCGCGGTCCGCCTGGCGGAGCGCTACCCCCGGGAGGTGGGGGAGCTGCACCCGGCGGCCCTCCATGAGCAGCAGATCGGCTGGTACACGGCCTGGGCGGAGAACTTCCAGGCGTGGCTGCGCAAGGAGAAGGACCCACAGGCGGTGATAGACGCCCGGTGGCCGATCCGCTGA
- a CDS encoding SDR family oxidoreductase — protein MSIHTGPVSLVTGGSKGIGAATVRRLLADGHRVAATGRDPESLARLAAEAEADGRLLTLPGDAGEYGDVAEAVRATVEAFGRLDHVVANAGFSTYDSLADGDPEGWRTMLLTNVLGPALLVRAALPALRESRGRIVLVGSVAGFKNTPGNMYSVTKWAVTALAENTRMLVTSEGIGVTLVAPGRVDTPFWEGRERPPGPVLPAESVADCIGWVLARPAGTDVNQVVVRPVGQAA, from the coding sequence ATGAGCATCCACACAGGGCCGGTCTCCCTGGTGACCGGCGGATCGAAGGGCATCGGCGCGGCGACCGTCCGCCGCCTGCTGGCCGACGGGCACCGGGTGGCCGCCACCGGCCGCGACCCGGAGAGCCTCGCCCGGCTGGCGGCCGAGGCGGAGGCCGACGGGCGGCTGCTGACCCTGCCGGGCGACGCCGGCGAGTACGGGGATGTCGCGGAGGCGGTGCGGGCCACCGTGGAGGCGTTCGGGCGGCTCGACCATGTGGTGGCCAACGCCGGGTTCTCCACCTATGACAGCCTCGCCGACGGTGATCCCGAGGGGTGGCGCACCATGCTGCTGACCAATGTGCTGGGGCCCGCCCTGCTGGTGCGGGCGGCGCTGCCGGCGCTGCGGGAGAGCCGGGGGCGGATCGTGCTGGTCGGCAGCGTCGCCGGGTTCAAGAACACCCCGGGCAATATGTACTCGGTCACCAAGTGGGCGGTCACCGCGCTCGCCGAGAACACCCGCATGCTGGTCACCTCCGAGGGCATCGGGGTGACCCTGGTCGCCCCCGGCCGGGTGGACACGCCCTTCTGGGAGGGCCGGGAGCGCCCTCCGGGCCCGGTGCTCCCCGCCGAGAGCGTCGCCGACTGCATCGGCTGGGTCCTGGCCCGACCGGCCGGGACGGATGTCAACCAGGTCGTCGTCCGACCGGTCGGCCAGGCCGCCTGA